The genomic segment ttgttggatcaaaaccttatACCTCCAAAAGGacaactttgcaggagaaggaaaagacacactctacttttaatgtaagtctatggaaccacacttttttccaagcaaatCTGGATACTTtctgttggtcctttcatcatgaaatttacgctCAATATATAGGaccacaggtattttcaaattatgtcaaaaactgaaaaatgataaatgtaGATATGAAGTATTGCtcgacagcagtgatacattctaaatatatacacatacacactgtatacacattaatacacaccactgttgcaccatttCAGTATACAGTTCTGTTGTACAGTTCTTCAGTTGTACATTTTTTCATatgcattttgtgtgtgtgtgtgtgtgtgtgtgtgtgtgtctaacaGCACCCTGTTCCTTCCCTGAATGCCAAACACTCCACTAGCATTAACCGCTGTATTAGCCAGCAGCGCTGAGGCTAAAAGCTTCTGAAGCTTTGCCCCTGAgctgctctgtcatttcactTTCGCTAAAATATTTATTCCCTTCGGTGCAGTTAAGAGAACAGCCTGAATACAGCAGGTTAGCACTGGGCTTCTGGAGCAGGAGAGCGTTTAAATCCCcgctttaaacatttaaatttgtCTCATTCCTGGAGAAATAACAGCTTCAAGGCTGTAGCATTTAAGTCCTGAACAATATTCGTCCGTTTTCTACATACGTATCTATAAAGTGACATTTAACCTTTCGCTAAATAACTAAATGAAGATGACTGGAaatcttttattattttgagcTATACGTTACCCGTCTGTACACGACGGttagtaaatataaatatagaaatgtctgtatctgtgtattCATGCGCTGTACTATGCTTTTAACGTGTGATAATGGTTGTCTCTGCAGAGAAAGACCTGAACGGTCCGGTCTGTGATCTTCTCTGTGATTCTTTTTGTATGTGAAAGCTAAACAATAAACAAGCCAGGCAGGGAAATATAgatgcctttgaactttggtTTTTGCGAAGAGTTTTGAGAGTGTCTTAGTCAGCAAAGAAAACGAATCCTCGACCAAATCAAGCCTCACGTCTCACTCCAAGCCCAGAAAGCCATTCTGAGAAGAACATACATTTGAAACGTCTGTTATGCCTGGAACAGAGGATGGAGACGATGAGAGGAGTCATGAAGTAGTTATTCAATAACTTTATGGAAATATGGAAATAATGGGGGAAGTTGGTCATATCTTGGGAACGGTGATGTGTGTCGACTTGGGGTTTTTACTGGATGAAGGGGTGGGTCTCAGACATAAGCTGGTGATCTtcagtggtggtggttgttCCAGAGGGCCTCTTTAAATGTTCAAAGTCCTGTAAATGTCTAAAGTGCGATGTTCCCAGGGTAATGTCTCGGGAAGGGAAGGGAGTAGGGAGACGGGGGTGGGCTTGTTGGAAAGGGCCTGTGAGCTGATCTAGCAACCTGCAAAGTTAGGGACCGTAGAACGAAAGAACGAAAGCATGGCCAAGATCCGAAGCTGCAACGTCGGGTAAACGGGTTACCTTTTTCAGCCCCAGAACTGGAAAAGGGTGATTTAGCTGATGTGACTTCATTAAGGCAATAGCTATGCTTGAATGTTGTCTATAGAAATGTTTCTTTGTTGTTTACAAGTGGCAACacatgtttatatgtgtgtttatctCAGTGCTGGACAAAGTTCACAAACCATgtccttgagttaaagtcgagacacccaaggtaaaatattcctccagtagaagtagaagttcctccctttagacctccacttgagtaaaagtactaaagtatttcccttcaaatgtacttaagtataaagtaaaagtactaaaagaggaattctggctctgatgtcctgttatcatttttataaccagacttggcttcatgaactcatttcaggtgaaagtcctccagcgtctctcttggtaaaccagtcttttaatagaacgtcattaattagtgacgctgacgtctattaaaatgatcagaagcacaaaacactgaaggtaaacagtttccatcagggagaaccgagtggctctgaaatcactttttacacacaagcaaagtttcagtttcagatttatttacaacttagttccaagtttaagttgaataaaaactggctttaaactcaggatcacagatgagctcctttactatgttgatctgtaggcgtctgttcataaacataaaccagcccaaactcatttactataaaatgaaacggtgtttgtagaaattaagaaaaaagccgcgtcagtctcgactgcatatgtggacatatttctatattgagctctatttacacaaagttaggttagttcatcatttatgttgaacagactctcccaaagttttacgctgctgcgctgacgttgaaccgcgtgctgcactgggtcggtatgaccaacaggtcaaaaccagctctaaacaaagtgaccgctgggccctgattggtgctctggctttgagCTTCTTTCGTTtagacatgttacgtttttatacacgtTACATGCCACTTTCTCTATTTAAAGTAACACTTAGCCTTTAGGTAAATGACCAAATAAAGATGGACCGGGCGCTTTGTCAGATGGAATCTCTGGACGGCTTTGCTCATTTCTTACATTTTCATCTTCGCTGAAAAACTTCAGTGACCTCTTTTAACCTCAGTGCAGCTCCAAAGCTACGCacctttcattttctctttacacCTGAGCTAAACCTGCAGGTTTGCGGCCATTAGACGAACACTTTTCATCAAAAATCCACTCAAGACCTGCTAATTCATTAGACGACGAGGGTAGAGGTCTGTTCACGACACGCTCACACATCCTACTGGCCTAAAAGGGCTTAGAAAATGCACAATAAAAGCCTTATTTATTCCACCACCTGGTCTGATCCACTTAACGTGGTGCACATTCCTCAGTTAGAAAAGATGCAGTTCGTTAAATCTTTCACTGTTTGGTaaagtcattattattttaaaggaAATGAATGTGTTCATAAAGGAGCAGACATGCGATGAATGTAAGCCAGTGGTCATAATGCTAATCGGTGATTAAGTCACTTTCATTCAATTTTATCaagtttttttgcatttttgacaGAACCGTTTCTTTAAAGCAGCACGTTGTCAAACGTTTTCCAGCTTCTACCTGTTAACAAACTGATGACTTGGGTGACCAGAATTTCACAGGTTGCACAAAACCATTCATGCAAACTGTTGCCTGCAGTTTTTTAAGTAGGCTGAACACTTCGTTTTTCGCAGTGCAGGGAGTCTCGGGCATTTATCTGACTTCTGCTATTTTAATGATGCAGCAGTGAAGAGGCTGTCATCTTCAACAAGGTGGACTAGCATGAGGTGACAAAGTCAGTAACATTACAGCGTAGGACGACTGCCAAAGACACGCAAGACAAACTGTCCAGCACCATAAACATCCACCCCCCCTGTCTGCTTTATTATAaacttctcttctgttcttccactcactggctgctttatgagctccacctaTGTTACAGGTCCACTTTACAGatgtacaattactgactgtagcccatctgttgctgcactaTTTATCAGCCTCCAGCTACCCCATCTATCACtgctcagtttctgaccacagctgACCAGatattgtttgggtggtggatcattttcagcacagcagtgacaccgacATGATTGAAGGGCCCAttttacacaaaacacaaaaaaaaacaaaagatattGATGTCGTATACACTCATACGCAAAAAAGTTAACGCATCTTCCgcttctatatatatatatatatatatatatatatatataaaattttatgcccccctcccccccagtACAGTTaattcagtaaaaaaacagtaattttccattaaaatggGCAGAAGGGtgtttatttcacttattttcccttagaaaataAAGTATAATTTAGAGTCCATATATGAGAACTAAGCTGCacaaacagcccattttgacctcaatgtgtttttgtgatgtcacaaaaaaccaCATCTCTTCGTATGTCTGCCTGTTCGGCCTACGGCTGTTTCGCCCTGACTGTCCAGGCCGAAACAttgtttttgaatgaggcacaactttcagacagccaatcagaacagagggtgttttaaaaacagtcatgtaaaaTTATTACAAGGTTTTTTGGTCCTTAAAACAACGCAGACCGCAGGTAAAGCTGTCCTGTCCACGCTCTGCCCACGTGCTCGTTCATTGGTTATATCGCAATGTTTCCTAGAAATGCTGAAACAGCCGAAGCCAGTGAAAGTTTTTCTCATCCCCTCAGATATTTGTGTCTGAGAACCTTGATTGCATGGAAAAAGAGCGTATATATAGAGCGaacaaaatgtttcaaatcaGTCTAATAATGCCAGTGTGTGGCGCTGCTCCCCAAAGCTTTCTAAAGCTTATCCAGTAGCTGTGAATGAAAGCATTTGTAGGTGGAGCGTTGAAAGGACAGCAGTGCATCAACAGGTGGCCAGAGTCTCTGACTTTCCACCAGCAAGGTTGAGCTACAggggaggggtttctaataaagtggccagcgccTGTGTAGTTGCCTATTTATGACGATACATCAGCAGTGCATTAAAGAAAACTGATAAAATCTGTCTGGGAAAGTGACACCACCGAGTGGGGTTTCATAGGTAATCTCCATGGTGATGGAGCAGCGCTGCCCTTGGGCCTTTTTTGCCAGTAAAATGGGCCGTTTGGATCAAAGGGGCGTTTCCATCCTCCTCCAGTCCGGAATACACTATAAACTGTAATATATTACACTCCTGCATTATTGAATATCCCTGACCCGCTCGGCCCTACCCAAAATAAGCTTTAACCCCTTGGGTGGTGTTATAAAGAAAAAGACTCCATATTATTttgtactattattattattattattattattaataataatactactactgctactactactactattaataataataataataatgataactcGATTCAGTTGTACATACAAATAGTGGCAAACTTGATTTTATGTAAACTGCATGGCCCAAATCCTCAGACACATCTAACTGCATACAGCTGTTAACCAGTATCCGAGACCCTGTCACTGGGGACACTGGCAGTGAACTGTTCGTCTGAAATTTGATTTTTGCTGGACTTGCCCTGAGCTGTATTAGCTGTACGGGGTGTTAAAAAGCAAAAACCCCGTCCTTTCCTTCTCAGAGCTGAGTGCTAAAGCTAACTGTGACCGTATCAATCTCCTGCAGGACGGCTGGGTGTCTCTCCGTCTCGCGTCTCGGTTCAGCTCGCCTGTTTTCCTGCCGTCCTGCAGGTGGCGCTGTTTACCGCAGCACGGCCAGGATTCTCCCTCCAGCGCCTCCAGCATCAGCTTCGTTCACCCGCCTCTAATCACTCACCTGCAGCTACGAGGGGGCGTTTACCGAGTGCGTCGCGCTGCCTGTACGGTCGGTTTTGTGTTTAATGCGGTATTTACATCTTTattattttggtatttttgGCTCGATTATTACAGAACAGGGTAGAATGGGGCGAGTTTACTGATTAGGGTTAAagtaaaagagaaaagggaCACATCCACACATTTTCATAGAGAAGCAGAAATAGAGAGCAAACATACTGCTGTGTAATATTATTATGCAGAatatttattattgttcataACGGCGTGTAATATGAACTCTGTCTATCAGAGCTGGCAGCTTcacatctatctgtctgtctgtctgtctgtctgtctgtctgtctatctatctatctatctgtctatctatctatctatctatctatctgtctgtctgtctgtctgtctgtctgtctctcaaaCACATGCTCTCTGTCCCTCTTAGTCTCTTATCCCCTTTTCTAAATGATGCCTAAATAAAAGGTCGTGAGTCATTATCTtagcctctctctttctctctctctctctctctatctctctctctctctctctttctctgtctctctttctctctctctttctctgtctgtctctctctctctttctctgtctctctctttccctctctctctctctctctctctctctctccccctcatctctctctttacgTCTCTTTCCCCTCTGTATCGTCTCTCTTTTTACCCCCCAGTCTTTCTTTCGTTTTTCTTTCCCctatatttatctgtctgtctgtctgtctgtctatctctgacTGCCCCCTTCGCCCTCCCCATTGCCCCCAGTTTCGCGCTGCAGGGGCAGTTTGGATCTTctgcagcatctctctctctctctctctctctctctctctctctctctctctctctctctctctctcgcgctgaTTCCGTCCAATCACACTCCAGCCCTGCCCTTCACGAGTAGGCTGCCCAATGCCCTGCGCACGCGGGGCGTGGTCTCTTCCGTCCAGGCCCCGCCCCCTCTGGGCATACTCCGAGTTGGAGCGGAGACGCAGCCATGAGGAGTCGCGCGCAGCTGGAAAAGGAACCTAAACCCGAGCTCCTCTGTCTCCTCATGGGATAGCTgatgcgtgagtgtgtgtgtgtggacgtgtacgtgtgtgtgtgtgtatgcgtgcgcGCCGGAGGCTGGAGGACACAGCGTGTGTGTGGAGGTGAGGAGCTGCGTCCTCATACCTGGTCACCTGCGGTCTCCACGTTTCCCTCGCGCCCTGACAGTATCTGAGACTGTGTTTGTTGCTTCTCGAGCAGAAACTGTTGgattcctcttctttttttttttttttttttttttttttttgggcaccTGCTGGAAAGCAGAACGAGGATAATGCTCGTGGACGTGCTTCCCCTCCGTGGATCCGCGCTCCAGACGCACCGAGATTAGAGGCGAAAGAGTCGGTAAGGAAACGCACCGCTTTAACTGTCCGAACCCACAAACTCAGCATCACTTGCTCTCCATCGCAGCGCTGTGCGGACGTTAAGGTGCCTTTTATTCGCAGTGCACATCACTTACACCGCCGTGCAGCGCTGTGCAGACGTCAAAGTGTGGTGTTATTTTGTAGTGCATGTCATTTATACCACCGTGCATCGCAATGGAAACCTTAACGCGCgtttttctattatttatttattaatttgtttatttttttgcgGTGCACAGCCTTGCTACTTGCACCAAACGAGGTCTGTGTGTCTTTAAACTTGGGCAGACAGGCACGGGCGTTTGGACAGATGCACTGCATGAGTCGTAATGCACATTATTATGGGGAAGGTGCTGAAAGACGATGCTAAGAGAGCAGCTGCATTATCTCCCAGTCCTTGGGTGGAAAGGACAGATATTTACCAAGAAACACGATCACGTAGGGAATGTCATGATGATAAACATCTGTTTTGTAGGCAGCTAGTCCGTAATATCCAGGGCTGTCTTTGTCACTCTGGAAGTCGTCATGTCACTGAACTATTTGTGATGAGTGCACACGGTATGTTATCAAATATGCATTGGTGTCAATGCCAGATATGGATGTGTAAATTGCTGTGCATCAGTCTTTTTATCTGACACATAATTGCAGGCTTGTCTATAATAGAATTATTTCATGAAGACCTGTATTGTAATATTGTCTATTCATAGGGTTGCGCTTGGCTGCTCCTTATCTGCGAAAGCACGGGTCCATGAATCCTTGGCTGTGACCACGTTGCATGGGGATaactgttttgaaataaaagcagAGGGGAACACGATTGAACTGCTGTCATGGATTTAAAGGATTTCTACTTATTGGCAACCTTAGTTGCTTGCCTGTGGCTAGATCCAGCCATAGCCCAAGAGCTAATTTACCCTATCCGGGAGGAGCTGCAAGAGAACGTTCTTATTGGAAACATACCAAAGGACTTAAACATCTCCCATATGAACGCTGCCACCGGGGCCAGCAACAATCTGGTTTACCGGCTGGTGTCGAAAGCAGGGGACAACCCACTACTGAGAGTGATGAGCAACACAGGAGAGATTTTTACCACCTCGAACCGAATCGATAGAGAAAAACTCTGCCCGGGACCGTCGTACGAGGACAGCGAGTGCTCCTTTGAAATCGAAGTGGTCATACTGCCCAACGACTACTTCCGATTGATCAAAATCAAGATCATCGTAAAGGACACCAACGATAATGCCCCGATGTTCCCCTCCCCGGTGATCAACATTTCCATTCCTGAAAACACACTCATCAACAGCCGCTTTGCGATTCCCTCCGCTACCGATCCAGATACAGGACCCAACAGCGTGCACAAGTATGAGCTGGTCAACGGCCAGAGCGCCTTTGGCTTGGATATCGTGGAAACGCCAGAAGGAGAGAAGTGGCCACAGCTGATCGTCCAGCAGAATCTCGACAGGGAGCAGAAGGACACATATGTGATGAAAATCAAAGTGGAGGACGGCGGAAACCCTCAGAAATCCAGCACTGCCATCCTCCAGGTCACGGTAACTGACGTCAATGACAACCGGCCGGTTTTCAAAGAGAGCCAGATAGAAGTTCACATTCCTGAAAGTTCTCCGGTTGGAACTTCTGTTGTGCAGCTGCAGGCTACAGATGCAGATGTTGGTTCCAACGCAGAAATCAAATACATGTTTGGCACCCAAGTATCTCCCGCCACAAGGAGGCTCTTTGCGCTGAATGCCACCACTGGCCTTATAACAGTGCAGAGGCCGCTAGATAGGGAGGAAACAGCTATTCATAAACTGTCAGTTTTAGCCAGCGACGGGAGCTCCAGTCCAGCCAGAGCCACCGTGACGATCAATGTGACCGATGTGAATGATAACGCTCCAAACATAGACCTGAGGTACATTATCAGTCCTACCAATGGTACTGTCATGCTGTCTGAAAAAGACCCCATTAACACCAAGATTGCTCTTATCACTGTCTCTGATAAGGACACCGACGTCAATGGGAAGGTGATTTGCTTCATTGAAAAAGACGTGCCCTTTCACCTCAAAGCAGTCTATGACAACCAGTATTTGTTAGAAACCTCAGCTTTGCTTGATTACGAGGGCACCAAagagtacatttttaaaattgttgcTTCTGACTCTGGAAAGCCCAGTTTGAACCAGACAGCGCTGGTTAGGGTGAGACTGGAGGACGAGAACGATAATCCGCCCATTTTTAGCCAGCCTGTTATCGAACTAGCGGTCATGGAAAATAACCCGCGTGACTTATTTCTCACAACCATCACTGCCACAGACGAAGACAGTGGAAGGAATGCTGAAATTGTCTACCAGCTTGGTCCCAATGCCTCTTTCTTTGACCTTGACCGCAAAACAGGGGTGCTCACTGCATCCAGGGTCTTTGACAGAGAGGACCAAGAGCGTTTCTTATTCACCGTCACAGCGAGGGACAACGGTACCCGTGCTTTGCAAAGCCAGGCGGCGGTTATCGTCACTATTTTAGATGAAAATGACAACAGCCCCAAATTCACACATAATCACTTTCAGTTCTTTGTGTCTGAGAACCTGCCAAAGTACAGCACGGTCGGAGTGATAACAGTCACAGATGCAGATGCGGGCGAAAATGCTGTGGTTTCCCTCTCCATACTTAATGATAACGAAAACTTCATCCTTGACCCCTACACTGGCGTCATAAAGTCCAACGTGTCCTTCGACAGAGAGCAGCAAAGCTCCTACACCTTTGACGTCAGGGCTGTGGACAGTGGTCACCCACCATGTTCCTCGGCCGCCAAAGTGACCATCAATGTTATAGATGTCAATGATAACCCACCGATCGTCATCTTCCCTCCATCTAACACTTCCTTCAAGTTAGTACCATTATCCGCGATTCCAGGCTCAGTGGTCGCTGAGGTTTTCGCCGTGGATGGGGATACAGGAATGAACGCGGAACTGAAGTATACCATTGTCAGTGGCAACACAAAGGGACTTTTTAGGATTGATCCCGTGACTGGAAACATTACCTTAGAGGAAAAGCCTACAATCACGGACATTGGCCTCCACCGGCTAGTCGTCAACATCAGTGACCTTGGTTATCCAAAGTCCCTGCACACTCTGATTCTTGTTTTCCTCTACGTGAACGACACTGTTGGAAATTCGTCCCACATCTACGACCAAATCCGCCGGACGATGGAGACGCCGCTGGACAGGAACATCGACGAAAGCAGTGGCACTAATGCAAATGTCGATAATCTGAAGACCATCATCGCCATCGTAACAGGTGCAATGGTGGTCATTGTGGTCATTTTTATTACCGTTCTGGTGCGATGCCGCCATGCTTCGCAGTTCAAAGCTGCTCAAAGGAAGAAGCAAGGTGCTGAGTGGATGTCGCCCAACCAGGAGAACAAGcagaacaagaagaagaagcgCAAGAAAAGGAAGTCGCCCAAAAGCTCCCTGTTGAACTTTGTCACCATTGAGGAGAACAAACCCGACGATCCGACGCACGAGCCCATCAATGGCACCATTAGCATCCCTGCCGAGCTGGAAGATCCTGGTATCGGACGCTTTGACTGGAATGCTACGCCGACCACCACCTTCAAGCCCAGCAGCCCCGACTTGGCAAGGCACTACAAGTCCGCCTCGCCCCAGTCCGCTTTCCACCTCAAGGCCGACACTCCGGTGTCCGTGAAAAAGCATCACGTCATTCAGGAGCTGCCACTCGACAACACTTTCGTCGGAGGTTGCGACACGCTCTCCAAGCGCTCCTCCACCAGCTCAGACCACTTCAGTGCCTCGGAGTGCAGTTCCCAAGGAGGCTTCAAGACAAAGGGTGGGACCTTACACACCAGACAGGTAAAAGAGCACTTTTACTGGTCTATAAGTACTGCATATAACTGCCCTGTTCAGTACTAAAGTGCCAGTTCTAGCTTAGTTGCTCTAATTTATGCATCTGATAAATGTAGGACAAGAAAAGCAACAAATTAGAACCACCCCCTCACCCATACATGTACTTCATACTtttataccaaaaaaaaaaaaaaccccgaGCAATGGTTGGACTCGAAAGGAATCAGgcaatttacattttgttatcCGCTTACCTCatgcatttgtgttttgtttgtttcttgtgttatttatttatatacctCTAAAACAATGGAGAAGTAACTGGTAACGAAGTTGGTGACTAAGTTAATTTCCGAAGAGACGGGGATTCTGTGCTGCTCAGTTGTCATTGTTGTGCAAACGTACAGTGCTGTCAGAAATTTgtgaaagaaacatttttttctcgCCTGTCTACTTCGATCACCATTCTATCACTTTGGCATTTAAAACCCCATGAAAACACAAAGACGaattaaaagaaatatatatactcATCTGTTTTCTCTTAGCAGCATCAAAGCAAACATAACCTGTTTGAGTAACgattgtgcttttgtttttgtgcgtGAACTTCTCAGTTGGTGTGTGCCTCCACGTTCCCTTTGAAATTTCCTAAGCTTGAAACCTTTCTTCCTTTGCACTAGCACTGCTTTAGCACTGACCCTTAATTAATCCTGTAATGTAACCAGGGAGATAGACACTGTGCGCTAACCTGCCACACAAAGCGCTTTAtcgttcttttctttctctccagcaGCGTGTCTGTTTCGGTGGAAAGTCAGAAGCTCGGTAGAATATGCTCATGAAGTAACCTAGGCCATTAAGGTAGAACCGTATCCAGTCCAAAGCGGATTAGCCATTAATAAGTCTCAAATATCAATCTAATCCATTGCTTCAAAGCCTCATTAAAATGAGATGCTTGTTATGAGGCAAACAGAAAACGCTCTGGTTGTGGAATGAGAGGGGAAGGtttggagaaagagagattgaagggaagagggaaggagggagggaaggagggagggagggaacaTTACCTTTAGGTGgcactgttgttctgtaaggCATAGGCTGGCTCTGAGCCAACatgctagtgtgtatgtatgtgtgtatgtgtgtgcataatACCAAGGGAGATGGAGGagagtctctccctctctctctccctctctctctctctctctctctctctctctctctctccctctctccctctccctctctctctctctctctctccttctctctctctctctctctctctctcagtgtctgagtctatgggtgtgtgtgtggtagcgTCTCCCTTAGCTAGCATCTCATGCCTAACGACAGGCTGAATGCGCAGCAGATTGATAATGGCAGTCGCAGATGTAAATGATAAGGCTTGACCATTTGAgggcacacacacccacacacacacactcacacacacacatacagacacgcAGTGCTTCCAAATGATGTGCGCTCCCGGGTCAGCGCATTGAGGATCGTGTGTAATTTTCTTAAGCGTGAAAGACACGCAAACAAAAGCCCGCAGCTCAGCTAATGGAGTCGCGTGGCCGGATGGCGAGGGCTGAGCACAGAGCCCGGTtcagcatgagtgtgtgtgtgtgtgtgtgtgtgtgtgtgtgcgcgcgtgtgtgtgtgtgcgtgtgtgtgcgtgggctGCAGGGATCAGCCAAATGTCTCCAAGCAGACCTCATGAGACATGGCACCTCTGTGTGTAACCTCATTCTTTCCCTCCGGCTGCCAAGTATGAAAATGCGAAGAGCTCGCCGCTCCGTCTGTGgacatttacaaatgaaagcATCTGCTGTCGTTATTAGTGCTGCACGAATTAGTTGGCAAAAATGGGCTTAGTCAGCCGCAACACGaactgtgaaagaaaaaaaattgtttgcTTAAAACCAGAGCACTGTCTAATGATCTATAATGGCCAGAACGACAGATTGTACCACCCCACAGGTAACGTTTGGGCCGACATGGCTTCTCTAGTTCGGTTGTGACgtaacagaagaaccctgaGGCGTCTTGAAGCGAAGGCCGCGATCGAGGCAGGAGGGACCATCATAGGACTGGGACTGGTATAGCGAGGCTCCTCTCCAGTGCTTAGCCTGAGTAGCCTGTACCGATACATCATGGCTTATTGAAGTAAGCAACCCGGCccgtttaaacattaaattcaTGATGTTTCATTACAGACTCTGGGGCCACAGCATGTCACCACTCACGACAGTAGTGACTTTAGTAGTAGTCACGACTTTTCGTGTTGTTCTGAGCTGGGCGTGAGGGATTTTGGATGAGGATTAGTTCAGCCCTTTGCTTTTTCCTACAAAGGAAGAACCAGCTTTGTGGTGACATTCAAAAAGTCCTGAGATACGGGACAGCCAGGTGCATCCTTAGCTCTGAGACATGGTTATTGTGTGTTGCATAGGGAATGTTGAACGATGAtgaccctatatatatatatatatatatatacatacatatccCTGCTGTTTCtccatatctccaaaacgatagctttacaggagaatgaaaatagtgtaagtcaatggaacctgacttttttttctgagtaattttgggcactttattttggtccagtcatcatgaactTCACCCataatgtaaaaggcaacatgtattttcaaattatgtcaaaaaactgaaaaatgacaaacatggacatacaagattttgttcccaCAACAGCGACATACACATTATAGTTAAAGGTAAAATGTAGGACTGTCCGGATGAGCACTATGGAGATATATCACTTATAATAACTTATAATTATATATGATTTATTTCTGTGGGGTTCTAAATGCAGTAAATTGGTAAAGAATTGAGAGATTTTAGCGTAATAACCCAGTGTGGCATGAACGTTCCCCT from the Pygocentrus nattereri isolate fPygNat1 chromosome 30, fPygNat1.pri, whole genome shotgun sequence genome contains:
- the LOC108430850 gene encoding protocadherin-9 isoform X2, with product MDLKDFYLLATLVACLWLDPAIAQELIYPIREELQENVLIGNIPKDLNISHMNAATGASNNLVYRLVSKAGDNPLLRVMSNTGEIFTTSNRIDREKLCPGPSYEDSECSFEIEVVILPNDYFRLIKIKIIVKDTNDNAPMFPSPVINISIPENTLINSRFAIPSATDPDTGPNSVHKYELVNGQSAFGLDIVETPEGEKWPQLIVQQNLDREQKDTYVMKIKVEDGGNPQKSSTAILQVTVTDVNDNRPVFKESQIEVHIPESSPVGTSVVQLQATDADVGSNAEIKYMFGTQVSPATRRLFALNATTGLITVQRPLDREETAIHKLSVLASDGSSSPARATVTINVTDVNDNAPNIDLRYIISPTNGTVMLSEKDPINTKIALITVSDKDTDVNGKVICFIEKDVPFHLKAVYDNQYLLETSALLDYEGTKEYIFKIVASDSGKPSLNQTALVRVRLEDENDNPPIFSQPVIELAVMENNPRDLFLTTITATDEDSGRNAEIVYQLGPNASFFDLDRKTGVLTASRVFDREDQERFLFTVTARDNGTRALQSQAAVIVTILDENDNSPKFTHNHFQFFVSENLPKYSTVGVITVTDADAGENAVVSLSILNDNENFILDPYTGVIKSNVSFDREQQSSYTFDVRAVDSGHPPCSSAAKVTINVIDVNDNPPIVIFPPSNTSFKLVPLSAIPGSVVAEVFAVDGDTGMNAELKYTIVSGNTKGLFRIDPVTGNITLEEKPTITDIGLHRLVVNISDLGYPKSLHTLILVFLYVNDTVGNSSHIYDQIRRTMETPLDRNIDESSGTNANVDNLKTIIAIVTGAMVVIVVIFITVLVRCRHASQFKAAQRKKQGAEWMSPNQENKQNKKKKRKKRKSPKSSLLNFVTIEENKPDDPTHEPINGTISIPAELEDPGIGRFDWNATPTTTFKPSSPDLARHYKSASPQSAFHLKADTPVSVKKHHVIQELPLDNTFVGGCDTLSKRSSTSSDHFSASECSSQGGFKTKGGTLHTRQSQRRVTFHLPDGSQESCSDSGLGEHEPVSGGPLLSHPLPLVQPQDDFYEQASPDKRTEADGNSDPNSDGPLGPRGLVEATEMCTQECLVLGHSDNCWMPPGLTSYPSPKSPVSSYSSQKEWTKDKLLNGHTLSRGWKGERGGQEPFGDRKAYGSSEGHFGPNGSGHMADIPLASLKSYQTASGQESPKEQQL